The following are encoded together in the Bradyrhizobium sp. CCGUVB1N3 genome:
- a CDS encoding ABC transporter substrate-binding protein, translating into MRNMRLLSSAAFAMLLALAGPALANEKLTVRLDFSPWGSHAAMHLAQQKSWFKEAGLDVDVQDGRGSANTLQLVNAGQADVGQIQLGLVPAARHGGAKVRAIAGFDRRTDLCVLVDKDAPIRKIEDLKGKKLVVFAASPWAPYIDTFLAAGGLDRNNTTIEFVDAAALWGTYTSRRADGLMSTVASALPLAQATRPSKCLTSDIADLYFPSYGLIASDATIQKRGDTLKKLIEVEQRAWAEIAKDPDLGVKAMLAERPDAMLKPDVLREQIKLTLEYFNTPATEGKPIGWQATEDWNAALKGMERAGVVPAGWKASDYFTNDLVPR; encoded by the coding sequence ATGAGAAATATGCGACTTCTGTCATCGGCCGCTTTTGCGATGCTTTTGGCCCTTGCCGGGCCCGCCCTTGCAAACGAGAAGCTGACGGTGCGGCTAGACTTCTCGCCCTGGGGCAGTCACGCAGCGATGCACCTCGCACAACAAAAGAGCTGGTTCAAAGAGGCTGGACTTGATGTCGATGTGCAGGACGGCCGGGGCTCCGCTAACACCCTGCAGCTCGTGAACGCGGGCCAAGCAGATGTCGGACAAATTCAGCTCGGCCTCGTGCCCGCGGCCCGCCACGGCGGCGCCAAGGTCAGGGCGATCGCGGGGTTCGACAGGCGCACGGACCTGTGTGTGCTCGTCGACAAGGACGCGCCGATCCGGAAGATCGAAGACCTCAAGGGCAAGAAGCTTGTCGTTTTCGCCGCCAGCCCATGGGCGCCCTATATCGACACGTTCCTCGCCGCCGGAGGGCTCGACCGCAACAACACGACGATCGAATTCGTCGATGCCGCGGCGCTGTGGGGCACCTACACGTCGCGACGCGCCGACGGGCTGATGTCGACTGTCGCTTCCGCCCTGCCGCTCGCGCAGGCGACCCGGCCGTCAAAATGCCTGACCTCCGACATAGCGGACCTCTATTTCCCGAGCTACGGGCTGATCGCCTCCGACGCAACGATCCAGAAGCGCGGCGACACGCTGAAGAAGCTGATCGAGGTCGAACAGCGCGCATGGGCCGAGATCGCCAAGGATCCCGACCTCGGCGTCAAAGCCATGCTCGCCGAGCGTCCAGACGCAATGCTGAAGCCCGACGTCCTGCGCGAGCAGATCAAGCTGACCCTCGAATACTTCAACACGCCAGCGACCGAAGGAAAGCCGATTGGCTGGCAGGCGACCGAGGACTGGAACGCCGCGCTGAAGGGCATGGAGCGCGCCGGCGTCGTGCCCGCGGGCTGGAAGGCCAGCGACTATTTCACCAACGATCTGGTCCCGCGCTGA
- a CDS encoding phosphotransferase, whose product MSSPNLLTAGGLATPFKSIAVDEALGILNVHFGVTGTLDRLATEKDDTFRLATPAGERFIVKFSNPDEDPNELALQSDLLDHLARHDGGLPTPRVVRDRDAATFFTHIDRHGQPRLVRMLTYLEGTPLDRVDETAADRARVGAVLAKLRLAMADFSHPYDGREIAWDVQHLPKLAYLLGGIRGPEQRRMLERGLQRFHEIEDLLKRCRRQVLHNDFSRSNIVTDRANANFVTGVIDFGDAVRTYIAVDVSTALLNQLDAEGDDAMFDAGRDLLAGYLSVAGLTSTELEVLPHLVMARVIARALITTWRAEQFPDNARYIMRNTHQGWKQLHYFLERSRDHISETFAGAPQSIRLESI is encoded by the coding sequence ATGTCCTCTCCCAATCTGCTGACCGCTGGAGGGTTGGCCACACCGTTCAAGTCGATTGCCGTCGACGAAGCGCTTGGTATTCTCAACGTCCACTTCGGTGTCACCGGCACGCTCGATCGCTTGGCAACCGAAAAGGACGACACCTTCCGTCTGGCAACGCCCGCGGGAGAGCGCTTCATCGTGAAGTTCTCCAACCCGGATGAGGACCCGAATGAGTTGGCGCTTCAGTCGGACTTGCTCGATCACCTGGCAAGACACGACGGCGGCCTTCCGACGCCCCGCGTGGTGCGCGATCGCGATGCTGCGACCTTCTTCACGCACATCGATCGCCATGGCCAGCCACGTCTGGTGCGCATGCTGACGTATCTGGAGGGCACTCCGCTCGACCGCGTCGACGAAACGGCCGCCGATCGCGCCCGGGTCGGCGCGGTGCTTGCGAAGCTGCGTCTGGCCATGGCCGACTTCAGTCATCCATACGACGGGCGCGAGATTGCCTGGGACGTCCAGCATCTGCCGAAGCTCGCCTATCTTCTGGGCGGCATTCGCGGTCCCGAGCAGCGTAGGATGCTGGAACGCGGTCTCCAACGCTTTCACGAGATCGAGGACCTACTCAAGCGGTGCCGCCGTCAGGTCCTGCATAACGATTTCAGCCGCTCGAACATCGTCACCGATCGCGCCAACGCCAATTTCGTCACGGGCGTGATCGATTTCGGAGACGCCGTGCGAACTTATATCGCCGTCGACGTCTCGACTGCGTTGTTGAACCAGCTCGACGCTGAAGGCGACGACGCGATGTTCGATGCCGGACGCGACCTTCTGGCAGGCTATCTGTCTGTCGCTGGCCTGACAAGCACCGAGCTGGAAGTCCTGCCACACCTCGTCATGGCTCGCGTAATCGCGCGCGCGCTGATCACCACATGGCGCGCTGAACAATTCCCAGACAATGCCCGCTACATCATGCGCAACACCCACCAGGGCTGGAAGCAGCTGCACTACTTCCTCGAGCGGTCGCGCGACCACATCAGCGAGACATTCGCTGGCGCGCCCCAAAGCATCCGCCTGGAAAGCATCTGA
- a CDS encoding ABC transporter ATP-binding protein — translation MNMIANRIADNYLQVRGAGKTYPSKHGPVVALSDINLDVRLGQFNSIVGPSGCGKSTLLKCIAGLETITSGSINVSGKPLIGPPDRMGVVFQRDVLLDWRTILDNVLLQAEFLGHPREQYRGRALQLLERFGLKGYEKRHPWELSGGMRQRASICRALLCDPDLLLMDEPFGALDAMTRDDLNVELARIWQGTNKTVIFITHSISEAVFLADRVVMMSRGPGRIVDMFDVDLPRPRPLSVRETDAFGVYAQRIRHHFAELGVLHE, via the coding sequence ATGAACATGATAGCCAACAGGATCGCCGATAACTATCTGCAGGTCAGAGGCGCGGGGAAAACCTACCCCTCCAAGCATGGCCCGGTCGTTGCGCTCAGCGACATCAACCTGGATGTGCGCCTCGGCCAGTTCAACAGCATCGTTGGTCCGAGCGGCTGCGGCAAGAGCACGTTGCTCAAATGCATCGCCGGACTGGAGACAATCACCTCCGGCAGCATCAATGTGTCGGGCAAGCCTCTGATCGGTCCGCCGGATCGCATGGGCGTGGTGTTCCAACGTGACGTGCTTCTGGATTGGCGCACCATTCTGGACAACGTGCTGCTGCAGGCTGAATTTCTTGGCCACCCGCGCGAGCAGTACCGCGGCCGCGCCCTGCAGCTCCTGGAGCGCTTTGGCCTCAAGGGCTACGAGAAGCGACATCCGTGGGAGCTGTCGGGCGGCATGCGTCAACGCGCCTCGATCTGCCGCGCCCTGCTATGCGACCCCGACCTGCTCCTGATGGACGAGCCCTTTGGCGCGCTGGACGCGATGACCCGCGACGATCTCAATGTCGAGCTCGCGCGCATCTGGCAGGGCACCAACAAGACCGTCATTTTCATCACGCATTCCATCTCGGAGGCCGTGTTTCTCGCCGACCGGGTGGTGATGATGTCGCGCGGACCGGGCCGCATCGTCGACATGTTCGATGTCGATCTACCCCGCCCCCGCCCGCTCTCCGTGCGCGAGACCGATGCATTCGGTGTTTATGCCCAGCGTATTCGCCACCACTTCGCCGAACTGGGAGTGCTTCACGAATGA
- a CDS encoding ABC transporter permease has translation MTSSFIAKFMRDSRSLDIVLVLIGSILLWEAVVRIFDPPAIILPAPSAIWAAFLQSPWIFIRNMLYTLSTTAIAFAISVGLGVILAVGIVQSRFLERTVYTLLIAVNSVPKVALAPLFVIWLGTGVSSQLAVAVMLAIFPIVINTVLGLRSVDPDMLNLAKATRASKFDIIYKIRIPNALPSLFSGMKVGISFALVGAIVGEFVAGGRGLGFLVLTAQGQFDTTRVFVSLVLLGVMGTILFYAVDVMERIALPWHTSQRQPTT, from the coding sequence ATGACAAGCAGTTTCATCGCAAAATTCATGCGCGACAGTCGATCACTGGACATCGTCCTCGTCCTGATCGGCTCGATCCTGCTCTGGGAGGCGGTCGTGCGCATCTTCGATCCGCCCGCCATCATCCTGCCCGCGCCCTCCGCGATCTGGGCGGCGTTCTTGCAAAGTCCATGGATATTTATCCGTAATATGCTCTACACCCTGTCGACGACAGCCATCGCCTTCGCGATCTCCGTCGGATTGGGCGTGATTCTTGCTGTCGGCATCGTCCAGTCGCGGTTTCTCGAGCGCACGGTCTATACGCTGCTAATCGCTGTGAACTCGGTGCCTAAGGTGGCGCTGGCACCACTGTTCGTCATTTGGCTGGGGACCGGTGTCTCGTCGCAACTGGCGGTGGCGGTGATGCTGGCGATCTTCCCGATTGTCATCAATACCGTGCTGGGCTTGCGCTCCGTCGACCCGGATATGCTGAATCTCGCCAAAGCAACCCGGGCCTCAAAGTTCGACATCATCTATAAGATACGAATACCCAACGCCCTGCCTTCACTGTTCTCGGGTATGAAGGTTGGCATTTCCTTCGCGCTGGTCGGAGCGATTGTCGGCGAGTTCGTGGCCGGTGGGCGAGGCTTGGGATTCCTGGTGCTGACAGCCCAGGGGCAGTTCGACACAACGCGCGTCTTCGTCTCCCTGGTGCTGCTCGGCGTGATGGGCACCATCCTGTTCTACGCCGTCGATGTCATGGAGCGCATCGCCCTGCCCTGGCATACGTCGCAGCGCCAGCCGACAACCTGA
- a CDS encoding hydantoinase/oxoprolinase family protein, with translation MATSAIRTARIGVDIGGTFTDLVMIEGDGRLHHAKVPSTPGAPEEAVITGISHLVSDARISVGDVREIVHGTTVGSNTLLQKVGARAGLITTAGFRDVLEIGRLRTPNMFDLQWDKPLPLIPRRYRLEVRERIAADGSVIEPLDEAGVIAAAAMLVEAGTESIAICLLNSYRNPAHEQRAEALIRKRFPAVQITTSVSVLPEAKEYERTSTTVVNAYVGPVLAAYLERLQAGIKSLGIDAPLLVSNSNGALASAETACAKPVFFISSGRAAGAVGGARLGEALAQKNLVIFDMGGTTASASLVREGELSRVSEYEFRAGISTPSRFIKAGGYMMSVPTVDVAEVGSGAGSIAALDSAGLIRVGPVSAGADPGPACYGLGGNRATVTDSNLVLGYLPEELAGGARRLSKAAAEAAIADQIGSQLGLSASEAAYGVREVVNANMARAIRAVTVERGVDPRDFTLVAIGGSGPVHAAAIASLLSMTSLLIPATPGVFTAMGMLSGDVERYFTAPIGGVVETVDLDNFAAVTDELRRQAVANLREEGIPEDAMELLPEANMRFRGQEMSLAIPFAEPFDPEAVRTAFLETYRSIYSYVSSDAVEVVSIRMTGRGLRQGRLDFRQLSAVGSEEAGPVSRRKVYYGKAEGWIDTPIYDRTRSPRKLIGPVILEANDSTVVVPPMASVERDDFLNLHIRLS, from the coding sequence ATGGCGACTTCGGCGATCAGGACCGCGCGGATCGGTGTCGACATTGGGGGGACGTTCACGGATCTGGTGATGATCGAGGGCGATGGTCGCCTACATCACGCCAAGGTTCCCTCGACGCCCGGCGCGCCCGAGGAGGCCGTCATCACCGGCATCTCGCATCTCGTGTCGGACGCGCGGATATCCGTCGGCGACGTCCGTGAGATCGTGCATGGCACGACCGTCGGATCGAACACGCTGCTTCAGAAGGTGGGCGCCAGGGCCGGCCTGATCACGACCGCCGGCTTCCGCGATGTGCTGGAGATCGGGCGGCTGCGCACGCCCAACATGTTCGACCTGCAGTGGGACAAGCCGCTGCCGCTCATCCCGCGCCGCTACCGCCTCGAGGTCAGGGAGCGGATCGCTGCCGACGGCAGCGTCATCGAGCCGCTCGACGAGGCCGGCGTCATTGCCGCGGCTGCCATGCTGGTCGAGGCGGGCACCGAATCCATCGCGATCTGCCTGCTCAACAGCTATCGCAATCCCGCCCACGAGCAGCGCGCTGAGGCGCTGATCCGCAAGCGCTTTCCTGCCGTCCAGATCACGACGTCGGTCTCGGTGCTGCCGGAGGCGAAGGAATACGAGCGGACCAGCACAACGGTTGTGAATGCCTATGTCGGTCCCGTGCTGGCCGCCTATCTCGAGCGCCTGCAGGCCGGCATCAAAAGCCTCGGCATCGATGCACCGCTATTGGTCAGCAACTCGAACGGCGCGCTCGCCTCGGCCGAGACGGCCTGTGCGAAGCCGGTGTTCTTCATTTCCTCGGGCCGCGCCGCGGGAGCCGTCGGCGGGGCGCGTCTGGGCGAGGCATTGGCCCAGAAAAACCTCGTCATTTTCGATATGGGAGGCACCACGGCTTCAGCGTCGCTGGTGCGTGAGGGCGAATTGAGCCGGGTCAGCGAGTATGAATTCCGGGCGGGAATTTCGACGCCCAGTCGCTTCATCAAGGCCGGCGGGTACATGATGAGCGTTCCGACCGTCGACGTTGCCGAAGTCGGCAGCGGTGCTGGATCGATCGCGGCGCTCGACAGTGCGGGACTGATCCGGGTAGGACCCGTTTCTGCCGGCGCCGATCCCGGTCCGGCCTGCTACGGCCTCGGTGGCAACAGGGCCACCGTAACCGATTCCAACCTGGTGTTGGGCTATCTGCCGGAAGAGCTCGCGGGTGGTGCGAGGCGGTTGTCGAAGGCGGCCGCCGAGGCAGCCATCGCCGACCAGATCGGCAGCCAGCTTGGCCTCAGCGCCAGCGAGGCGGCCTATGGCGTGCGCGAAGTAGTCAACGCGAACATGGCGCGCGCCATTCGTGCGGTGACCGTGGAGCGGGGCGTCGACCCACGTGACTTCACACTGGTGGCCATCGGAGGCTCCGGTCCCGTCCATGCCGCCGCCATCGCCTCGCTCCTGTCGATGACCAGCCTGCTGATCCCTGCGACCCCCGGTGTGTTCACGGCAATGGGCATGCTGTCGGGAGACGTCGAACGCTATTTCACGGCTCCGATCGGCGGCGTCGTGGAGACGGTCGATCTCGATAATTTCGCGGCCGTGACCGACGAGTTGCGCCGGCAGGCCGTTGCCAACCTGCGCGAGGAAGGCATCCCCGAGGACGCGATGGAGCTCCTGCCCGAGGCCAACATGCGTTTCCGTGGACAGGAAATGTCGCTGGCCATCCCGTTCGCGGAGCCCTTCGATCCCGAGGCGGTGCGAACCGCGTTCCTCGAGACCTATCGTTCGATCTACAGCTACGTCTCCTCGGATGCCGTCGAAGTCGTCAGCATCCGGATGACCGGCCGTGGCCTGCGCCAGGGCCGCCTGGACTTTCGCCAGCTGTCGGCGGTCGGATCTGAAGAGGCAGGGCCCGTTTCGCGCCGCAAGGTTTACTACGGCAAGGCCGAGGGCTGGATCGATACGCCGATCTACGACCGCACCCGTTCGCCGCGCAAGCTGATCGGTCCGGTTATCCTGGAAGCCAACGACAGCACCGTCGTCGTGCCGCCCATGGCGAGCGTCGAGCGTGACGACTTCCTGAACCTCCATATTCGCCTTTCCTGA
- a CDS encoding DUF3732 domain-containing protein yields the protein MDLTTAAGIAQLGRREAATTGRSGNRPDYLWEIGSGENWMAYHLAALLTLHGVFLTRGTTNPGTSL from the coding sequence TTGGATCTGACTACGGCTGCAGGTATCGCTCAGCTTGGCCGCAGAGAAGCAGCGACTACTGGCCGAAGCGGCAATCGCCCTGACTATCTCTGGGAGATCGGTAGCGGAGAGAATTGGATGGCGTACCATCTGGCCGCGCTGCTAACACTTCATGGTGTGTTCCTGACGCGCGGCACGACCAATCCAGGAACTTCCTTGTGA
- a CDS encoding GGDEF domain-containing protein produces the protein MLAAIGFDRSNSVEVFAAAWHWRCLVALFCAGVAVCGLRSRNALQISFAYGAAIISTMAVIEFAGASAPPAMMENYMLAAIMVFAICLAAVPMSFPAGLVTCISAAILHPTLPLLFGTDSSSFVSDTIIGTAASLTVLLVIRKNEIDRRRRFLEALRYEYAATELSLVNRELLRISNTDALTGLPNRRYFEAEAARLCAEKECKSVGAILMDVDHFKKYNDSAGHIAGDVCLRTVAQALACKADREGISIARYGGEEFAAIAPSITAIELERVCEELRAAVSSVDLPHPGLPGCSVSISAGLAWWDTFAGDPHLLLEEADRALYEAKAAGRNCVAWAGRVTSNASPSIVPDEVVSDAILSAHPGP, from the coding sequence ATGCTTGCCGCAATTGGCTTTGACCGTTCAAATAGCGTCGAGGTTTTTGCTGCGGCTTGGCATTGGCGTTGTCTGGTCGCACTCTTTTGCGCTGGCGTCGCGGTCTGCGGGTTGCGTTCCCGCAACGCCTTGCAGATCAGCTTCGCCTATGGCGCCGCGATCATATCGACCATGGCTGTCATCGAATTCGCGGGAGCGTCAGCGCCGCCAGCGATGATGGAGAACTATATGCTCGCCGCGATCATGGTATTTGCCATATGTCTCGCGGCTGTACCAATGTCGTTTCCTGCGGGACTTGTTACCTGCATTTCTGCGGCCATCTTGCACCCAACCCTGCCACTACTCTTCGGAACGGATTCGAGTTCATTCGTCAGCGATACGATTATCGGTACCGCGGCGTCCCTGACGGTGCTCCTGGTGATCCGAAAGAACGAGATTGATCGGCGGCGACGATTCCTGGAAGCGCTCCGCTACGAATATGCGGCGACCGAATTGAGTCTGGTGAATCGAGAGCTTCTGCGCATCTCCAACACAGACGCATTGACCGGGCTTCCAAACCGTCGCTATTTCGAGGCAGAAGCCGCACGTCTGTGCGCGGAGAAAGAATGTAAGAGTGTCGGCGCTATCCTGATGGATGTCGACCACTTCAAGAAGTATAACGATTCGGCCGGGCATATTGCTGGCGACGTCTGCCTTCGGACGGTGGCGCAGGCACTCGCTTGCAAGGCGGATAGAGAAGGCATTTCGATTGCTAGGTACGGTGGCGAGGAATTCGCTGCGATAGCTCCCTCAATCACGGCCATTGAACTGGAGCGTGTTTGCGAGGAATTGCGGGCGGCGGTCTCCAGTGTTGACCTGCCTCATCCCGGCTTGCCGGGATGCAGCGTAAGTATCAGTGCAGGACTGGCTTGGTGGGATACGTTTGCTGGTGATCCTCATCTATTGTTGGAAGAGGCAGATCGTGCGCTATATGAAGCAAAGGCCGCCGGGCGCAATTGCGTTGCGTGGGCCGGGAGAGTGACGAGCAACGCCTCACCGAGTATCGTTCCAGATGAGGTCGTCTCGGACGCTATCCTAAGCGCGCATCCGGGCCCGTGA
- a CDS encoding LysR family transcriptional regulator translates to MSPYITGWPTIRAGGANVDLQWDDLRIFLAVCDAGSMSGAARHLKVSQPTLSRRIAEMEYGLGEPLFVRKNQGITLTKTGIRLMPAAQGMAQWATEANRSLDAKNSPVSGRVRVTAAPTFALDLLAPFAETLKRKHPQIALEVLASTERLNLSRGEADIALRRYPSDDPDLITVGETVIPIGAYVSKDYARRLPAKYGFRDLDWIAWAGQLEMVSPNPELAAKIPDFRPTFASDDYSVQVAACQAGVGAMILLKTPHRLKRPGDLVELKLELPASLRAELAIICHKRMADLPKVRTVLDLLKQEFSDLRKSQGAKKP, encoded by the coding sequence ATGTCTCCATACATAACTGGATGGCCCACCATACGAGCCGGAGGAGCGAACGTGGACTTACAATGGGACGACCTCCGCATTTTTCTCGCCGTTTGCGATGCTGGGAGCATGAGTGGCGCCGCGCGGCACTTGAAGGTGAGCCAACCCACTTTGAGCCGGAGGATTGCGGAGATGGAGTACGGGCTCGGCGAGCCGCTTTTCGTCCGCAAAAACCAGGGCATCACCCTAACGAAAACTGGAATAAGGCTAATGCCCGCAGCCCAAGGCATGGCGCAATGGGCGACGGAAGCCAATCGCTCACTCGATGCGAAGAACTCTCCTGTCAGTGGCCGCGTGCGCGTTACGGCCGCACCGACGTTCGCCTTAGATCTCCTGGCGCCGTTCGCGGAAACCCTCAAGAGAAAGCACCCACAGATCGCTCTCGAGGTGTTGGCCAGCACGGAACGCTTGAATCTCTCGCGTGGCGAGGCGGACATCGCGCTCAGGAGATATCCCTCCGATGATCCCGATCTGATCACAGTCGGCGAAACTGTGATTCCGATCGGCGCGTACGTCAGCAAGGACTACGCACGGAGACTGCCCGCGAAATATGGCTTTCGCGACCTCGACTGGATCGCATGGGCGGGGCAGCTCGAGATGGTCAGCCCGAATCCGGAGCTCGCGGCCAAGATCCCAGACTTTCGTCCCACTTTCGCATCTGACGACTACAGCGTACAGGTCGCGGCCTGCCAGGCTGGCGTTGGCGCGATGATCCTTCTGAAGACGCCCCATCGGCTCAAGCGGCCGGGAGACCTCGTGGAGCTCAAGCTCGAGCTTCCAGCCTCACTCCGCGCAGAACTCGCGATCATCTGCCACAAGCGCATGGCGGATCTCCCCAAGGTCAGAACTGTTCTGGACCTGCTCAAGCAAGAGTTTTCTGACCTGAGGAAGAGTCAAGGCGCGAAGAAACCCTGA
- a CDS encoding aspartate aminotransferase family protein — protein MNAPTKPKVNVGMVNGFDPNNMDGLDAALQDKIRQRRELLGPAYRLMYAEPVQISRGLGTKMWDAQGNEYLDAYNNVVSVGHCNPRVVEAVHRQMQTLCTHTRYVQDGILEFAAEIIPTFGAPIEHIMFTCTGSEANDLALRIAMHQTGRKGIIITSEAYTGNSFLTAGLSPSLGKNSPLGTWVRRIPAPDSYRLPAGQVAELLVRQVAHEITELERRGEGIAAFIADSLFSSDGIYANPTNILQPITELVHKAGGVVIADEVQAGFGRSGDKLWGFQRHGQTPDIVTMGKPMGNGFPVAAVAVHGEVIERFGNEMRYFNTFGGNSVAIAAAKATFDVIREDNLQHNAARIGAMIQKGLREIAANDERIGDVRGAGLYVAAEFVKDRGTKEPDSATALAVVDGLRKRRVLISATGYHANCLKIRPPLVFSESDADRLLTETRAVLRSI, from the coding sequence ATGAATGCGCCCACCAAGCCCAAGGTCAATGTCGGGATGGTCAACGGCTTCGACCCCAACAACATGGACGGTCTTGACGCCGCACTTCAGGACAAGATCCGCCAGCGCCGCGAGCTGCTGGGACCAGCCTACCGGCTGATGTACGCCGAGCCCGTCCAGATCAGCCGCGGCCTCGGTACGAAGATGTGGGATGCGCAGGGCAACGAATACCTCGACGCTTACAACAACGTCGTATCGGTCGGCCACTGCAACCCGCGCGTCGTCGAAGCGGTCCATCGTCAGATGCAGACGCTCTGTACCCATACGCGCTACGTGCAGGACGGTATCCTCGAATTTGCCGCCGAGATCATTCCGACGTTCGGCGCGCCGATCGAACACATCATGTTCACCTGCACCGGCTCGGAGGCCAACGATCTGGCGTTGCGCATCGCCATGCACCAGACCGGCCGCAAGGGCATCATCATCACGTCCGAGGCCTACACGGGGAATTCGTTCCTAACAGCAGGGCTGTCCCCGTCGCTTGGCAAGAACTCCCCGTTGGGGACCTGGGTCCGCAGGATCCCTGCGCCCGATTCCTACCGCCTGCCCGCGGGCCAAGTTGCCGAGCTTCTCGTTCGCCAGGTCGCACACGAGATCACGGAGCTTGAACGGCGGGGTGAAGGGATCGCCGCCTTCATCGCGGACTCGCTCTTCTCATCCGACGGGATCTACGCCAATCCCACGAATATCCTGCAGCCGATCACCGAGCTCGTGCACAAGGCCGGCGGCGTCGTCATCGCCGACGAAGTGCAGGCCGGCTTCGGTCGCTCGGGCGACAAGCTGTGGGGCTTCCAGCGCCATGGCCAGACGCCGGATATCGTCACCATGGGCAAGCCGATGGGCAATGGCTTCCCAGTCGCGGCCGTGGCGGTCCACGGAGAGGTCATCGAGCGCTTCGGCAACGAAATGCGTTATTTCAATACGTTTGGCGGCAATAGCGTGGCCATCGCGGCGGCAAAGGCAACGTTTGATGTCATCCGTGAGGATAATCTGCAGCACAATGCCGCGCGCATCGGCGCCATGATTCAGAAGGGTCTCCGGGAGATCGCGGCCAACGATGAGCGCATCGGGGACGTCCGCGGCGCTGGACTTTATGTCGCGGCGGAGTTCGTGAAGGATCGAGGCACGAAGGAACCCGACTCGGCAACCGCGCTCGCCGTGGTCGATGGCCTGCGCAAACGTCGCGTGCTGATCTCGGCGACCGGCTATCATGCGAACTGCTTGAAAATTCGTCCTCCTCTCGTCTTCTCGGAGAGCGATGCCGATCGCCTGTTGACCGAAACGCGCGCCGTTTTGAGGAGCATCTGA
- a CDS encoding SRPBCC family protein, whose amino-acid sequence MAKYVVASAERTIDAPAHDVYRYLADMHLHARFLPPPFYDFQVEEGGVGAGSVVSFKIKSAGGVRNLRMEITEPERGRILVQADTGSSGLVRTFTVTPHGEQALVNITSRFDGETGIAGFVEGLVAPRRLHRVYVEELTRLNAYAREQRDAS is encoded by the coding sequence ATGGCAAAATACGTCGTCGCGTCCGCCGAGCGCACCATCGACGCGCCCGCGCACGATGTCTACCGATACCTCGCAGACATGCACCTTCACGCTCGGTTCCTGCCGCCCCCCTTCTACGACTTCCAAGTCGAAGAAGGCGGCGTAGGAGCAGGCAGCGTCGTCAGCTTCAAAATAAAATCTGCTGGCGGCGTCCGGAATCTCCGGATGGAGATCACTGAGCCGGAGCGCGGCCGAATCTTGGTCCAGGCTGACACCGGAAGCTCCGGCCTCGTCAGGACATTTACTGTGACTCCCCACGGCGAGCAGGCGTTGGTGAACATCACCTCCAGGTTTGATGGCGAGACGGGCATCGCCGGCTTCGTCGAGGGACTCGTCGCGCCTCGCAGGTTGCACCGCGTATACGTCGAGGAACTCACCCGCCTCAACGCTTATGCCCGTGAGCAGCGCGACGCATCCTGA